From the genome of Eublepharis macularius isolate TG4126 chromosome 12, MPM_Emac_v1.0, whole genome shotgun sequence, one region includes:
- the LOC129338945 gene encoding uncharacterized protein LOC129338945, with protein MDSRQKEDAILCVVQSGTLMMEYLRASSEAAAAAASRRRWAFLHTLERRGYEEEEEEESEEEEEEEEEEEEALLPRQASSPGVRRGGRLRSVERRFWARPRSTEWWDRTVLETWDDGQWLQNFRMRKATFLELCARLSPALQRQKTRMRIPLSVEKRVAIALWKLATSVCYRDVGNQFGVGRSTAGSVVLEVCRAIQRVLMRATVTMGNSLAETIDGFKKMGFPNCAGVVGTTHMPILCPPHQAAEYVNSKGYYSMALQALVDHRGKFTHLSAGWPGKTHEAKIFNKSTLFTKGQGGTLFTPGSVDISGVSVPRVILAGPAYPLLPWLMVPYTGELDDTKERFNAVLKRCQGPLEEAFSRLKGRWRCLTGRNDCAVENLPRLISACCVLHNICEEKGEAYEETWEAEAKQLAATFEQPLQRPDSRIKPAARSERVRDSLCAYMARVA; from the coding sequence ATGGATTCCCGCCAGAAGGAAGATGCCATCTTGTGTGTGGTGCAGTCTGGGACCCTGATGATGGAGTACCTGAGAGCCAGCagtgaggcggcggcggcggctgcttcCCGGCGAAGGTGGGCATTCTTGCATACCTTGGAGCGGCGAGGatatgaggaagaggaggaggaagaatctgaggaagaggaagaggaggaggaggaagaggaggaggcctTACTCCCCAGGCAAGCGTCCAGTCCGGGAGTTCGGCGTGGCGGCCGCCTCCGGTCAGTGGAACGGCGCTTCTGGGCACGACCACGCAGCACCGAGTGGTGGGATCGCACGGTTCTGGAGACGTGGGACGACGGCCAGTGGCTTCAGAATTTTCGGATGCGAAAGGCCACGTTCCTGGAACTGTGTGCCAGGCTCTCCCCTGCCCTCCAGCGCCAGAAGACACGGATGAGGATCCCCTTGAGCGTGGAGAAGCGCGTGGCCATTGCTCTGTGGAAGCTGGCCACCTCCGTGTGCTACCGTGATGTGGGCAACCAGTTTGGCGTCGGCAGGTCCACCGCCGGCTCCGTGGTCTTGGAAGTCTGCCGAGCCATCCAACGGGTGCTCATGCGCGCCACGGTGACCATGGGCAACAGCCTGGCAGAAACAATCGACGGGTTCAAAAAGATGGGCTTCCCCAACTGTGCTGGCGTGGTgggcaccacccacatgcccatTTTGTGCCCACCTCACCAGGCCGCTGAGTATGTCAACTCCAAAGGCTACTACTCCATGGCCTTGCAAGCCTTGGTGGACCACCGGGGCAAATTTACCCACCTGAGTGCGGGCTGGCCAGGGAAAACGCACGAAGCCAAGATCTTCAACAAATCCACCTTGTTCACCAAAGGACAAGGAGGGACCCTCTTCACTCCGGGCTCCGTGGACATCAGTGGGGTGTCTGTACCCAGGGTTATCCTGGCGGGGCCGGCTTACCCCCTTCTTCCGTGGTTGATGGTTCCTTACACAGGAGAGCTGGATGATACCAAGGAACGGTTCAACGCCGTCTTGAAGAGGTGCCAGGGACCCCTGGAGGAGGCCTTCAGCAGGCTGAAAGGCAGGTGGCGGTGCCTGACCGGCCGCAACGACTGCGCCGTGGAGAACCTTCCCCGCCTCATCTCGGCCTGTTGTGTCTTGCATAACATCTgcgaggagaaaggggaggcctATGAAGAAACATGGGAGGCTGAGGCCAAGCAGCTGGCCGCCACCTTCGAACAACCCCTCCAGAGGCCGGATTCTCGGATCAAGCCGGCGGCCAGGTCGGAGAGGGTCAGAGACTCTCTCTGTGCCTACATGGCTAGGGTGgcatga